A DNA window from Gemmatimonadaceae bacterium contains the following coding sequences:
- a CDS encoding metalloregulator ArsR/SmtB family transcription factor: MKAHHAAQLDALGDPTRRAILSHLLTGPLPVGKLARRFPVSRPAISQHLRVLKDAGLVTDRQYGTRREYSLNPAAFGSLREYFDEFWNQALAAFKAKVEASQPGEE; this comes from the coding sequence ATGAAAGCGCACCACGCAGCGCAACTCGACGCCCTGGGCGACCCAACGCGTCGCGCGATCCTCTCCCACCTGCTCACCGGGCCGCTGCCGGTCGGCAAGCTGGCCCGCCGGTTCCCTGTCAGCCGGCCGGCCATCTCGCAACACCTGCGGGTGCTCAAGGACGCGGGACTGGTGACCGATCGGCAGTACGGGACCCGGCGGGAGTATTCGCTCAATCCCGCCGCGTTCGGTTCGCTGCGCGAGTACTTCGATGAGTTCTGGAATCAGGCGCTGGCTGCCTTCAAGGCGAAGGTCGAAG